A single genomic interval of Sporomusaceae bacterium harbors:
- the bioB gene encoding biotin synthase BioB — MSIQLITALGEKVLSGAALSFSEAMDLTRVGAADVPLLMAMASKVRAEFCGAAVDTCEIVNARSGNCSEDCRFCAQSAHHRAAIAIHPLLDEAALLAAAKTAESDGARRFSIVTAGAGMQDDDDFPRVLAAIKRIKQETGVIPCCSLGVLDASHFAALKAAGVTRYHHNLETAESHYPAICTTHSWQERVDTVKRAKAAGLEVCSGGIIGMDESWRQRVELAFTLRELDVDSVPVNILNPVPGTALEEQPPLPPLEIFRTLAIFRLLLPAKTIRYAGGREKALGDLVPLGLLAGVNGMLIGNYLTTAGRGAERDIAAARGLGLRPLSSLDAC, encoded by the coding sequence ATGAGTATCCAACTGATAACCGCCCTGGGTGAGAAGGTGCTGAGCGGCGCGGCGCTGAGCTTTTCCGAGGCGATGGACCTCACGCGGGTCGGCGCGGCCGACGTCCCGCTGCTGATGGCGATGGCCAGCAAGGTGCGCGCCGAGTTCTGCGGCGCTGCCGTCGATACCTGCGAGATCGTCAACGCCCGCTCCGGCAATTGTTCGGAGGATTGCCGGTTTTGCGCCCAGTCGGCCCACCACCGGGCGGCTATCGCCATCCATCCCCTCCTGGACGAGGCGGCGCTGCTGGCGGCGGCGAAAACGGCCGAGAGCGACGGCGCGCGGCGTTTCTCGATCGTCACCGCGGGTGCGGGCATGCAGGATGACGACGATTTCCCCCGCGTGCTGGCGGCGATAAAACGGATCAAACAAGAGACGGGGGTAATCCCCTGCTGTTCGCTGGGAGTGCTCGACGCCAGTCACTTCGCCGCACTGAAGGCGGCCGGCGTCACCCGCTACCACCACAACCTGGAGACGGCGGAAAGCCACTATCCGGCGATCTGCACCACCCACTCCTGGCAGGAGCGGGTGGACACGGTGAAGCGGGCCAAGGCGGCCGGGCTGGAGGTGTGCTCGGGGGGCATCATCGGCATGGACGAGAGCTGGCGCCAGCGCGTCGAACTGGCTTTCACCCTCAGGGAGCTTGATGTCGATTCGGTTCCCGTCAATATACTGAACCCTGTGCCCGGCACCGCCCTTGAGGAGCAGCCGCCGCTGCCGCCACTGGAAATTTTCCGGACACTGGCCATTTTCCGCCTCCTCCTCCCTGCCAAGACGATCCGCTACGCCGGCGGCCGGGAGAAAGCGCTCGGCGACCTCGTGCCCCTCGGCCTGCTGGCCGGCGTCAACGGCATGCTCATCGGCAACTACCTCACGACCGCCGGCCGGGGCGCCGAGCGCGACATCGCCGCCGCCCGCGGCCTCGGACTGAGACCGTTGTCCTCCTTGGACGCCTGTTAA